One Glycine soja cultivar W05 chromosome 7, ASM419377v2, whole genome shotgun sequence genomic window, GTATTAGTTAAGAACTAGTTTTAGCTGTAAATTTCATTTCTGAATTTGAACTTAATTTGCTCGCCTTGACAATTTTTTGCATGCATTTTTTTCGGCAAatcttttgttcaataaaatggATTTTCTTAAGTTGCAATTTCATCAATGACTATTTGCAGGTAGAAGTATAGTAATCGATGGAAGCAATGGGGATATTGCGAATGATCATTATAATCGCTACCTGGTATAGTATGAGCCGAACTTACTTTTGGTACCCATTCCTTTTTAGagcgtataatatatataattcagaACTATTTTTCACACTTTACTTTTTGCATTACATCCATCCATATTAAGAGgacagaaaattatttttattttttataataaaatcagTGCCCTTGattgatataatataaataatgatttGCTGTGCAGAGCATTATAAATAGTGCTTTCAAAACTACTTTATCTTACATAGACCTTGTTTTTACATATGTTTATGCATACATAGaccttgttttttaatttttttggagtaTTATGAACATTTACCCATTTCAAAGACTTAATTAACATACAtcatttctctcttctttttttcgaCAACAGTAATCATTTCTCtctatctcatttttttattatattcacaTTTTAAAAACACACATTCACGTACGCGATCAACTAGATTTGATGGTTCATATATCATCTTagtaaattcaatttaaaatataaattgtctGATCTTCATAGATGGTTTGAATTCATGAATATGTGGTTAGGTGAGTCCATGAAATCCATTTAAcacttctctctttcatctctcTTTTAATAGGTGTAAAATAGATTTGTTTCGTTCACCAATCATTTTTGTGGTTATAATATTAGTATAATTTCACTTCTCGTAATCTTCCTACGGATTTTGGTTGTTGCTTCAGTTTGGTTAgatatatcataatataaatgcatttttagtccttataattttatttttttttactttttgtccttaaaaaaataattttaatttttataaattatatttattttattttttgtccttaaagtagtttagataaaaaaaaatactattcaaAATACTATCTAAAttgtttaagaataaaataaaataaaataaaacataatttactatatctaaataaaaaaattacaagaaaaaaataagaaaaataattaaactacaagaactaaaaaaaaaaagtatttaagtcATATATCATGTATGAATTGCAAGTGATTATCGATACGCGGTTATCCGTTCCAGTCAATCAAGCCCATGTGAACTAGTAGCTTGGGTGGagctgtttttctttctttttataattgtaGTATGTAGATATTGACTTGAAGATGTCTAGTTAGCCCTCCTAGTGAAAACAACTCAATCTTCAATGAACAATAAAATTTTTACAATTGTCTTCATTTATAACTTTGTAGTTTAATTTCAATGAAACGAAAATGATGAATGCTAGAAAAGAGAAGTTATGTGTATAACTTTGTTTATTCCTTATAACCATTATTGTTTTACCTTTTATTCTTTGTTATAATATAGAAGTCATTACTGTTATACtgataaaaatgtatatttttttattttattttctcatctGTTTTTacagtttgttttctttttttataagtttttaaaaatagttataatgtattaatttataattaaaataaattaaatttaacaaagtaatgataattttgaaatgcatttttaaaatgttgtattattagttgctatttttttttactaatgtgttactttttaattgagacatgaaagataacaagaaagtggaacattttttttttattgattaaaagtgGCAGAACGAGGAGACTACTTAACACAACGGCACTCACATGTTGAGATTGTTATAAAAGGTCTACTTAGAAGAATATTTGAATACTGTATTTTGTAAACTACTATGGTTGCAAACTTTAAATTCTAGAGTTTAGTTTCTAATTCAAAGTTACAAAATTAActcacatttttattaaaaggttaaacatataatttagtcGCTATATCTGTTGCGAATTCtcaaattgatatatatatatatatatatatatatatatatatatatatattaaattggtCTCTATACACGCGTGTAAACATTACCATTTTGACGGTTAACTTCTATGCATGTTCTTTATTTTGGTCTATAAGCATTTAGCACATGCattcttaatttatttcctGTGTCTAGtgttttcttaaaaatgtaCAACGCCTATAAAAATGCATAAGGAAATTAATGGTGATAAAGACCAAATCCATAATATCTACACTAGGAATGATTTAATAGATTTTTACGTGTGAGGATTAAATTGTGaaactaaattatatatttaatcttaataaaaaatacatattttgatATAAGTATATTATTGAAACTAATTTAGCTATTTCAATCACATTCaacaagaaataattaattttatcaaactctAAACTAATTAAAGATTAACTTATATGTGATTATATATACTTTTCCATGAAAAAGATGGATGCACATTGGGCAGTCATTTATACTCCCATGTCCTGTATGGTAGTACTAAAAGTAAAAGAATTAGGTGTGGCTGGTTGCAAAAAAGTGTGTTGGGAAGAGACAAAGACAAACCCTAAGGGTGTGTTTATCTATCTTGAATTTCAAACGTTCAAAAATGCAGTCACACTCACACAACCCATGCAGTGCTTCACCTAAAAGCTCTCACTAAAGTTAAATGCGACGGGGCATTCAGTCATTCATTCCCCTCTCCCCCTTCCCTTTCCTTACCATGATAAAATTATCAGTAGATCCATGAATGAATGGATACATGCCCCCATTGCTACCAAACACATTAACCCTAGAGGACAAAACTGGCCCAATTTTCCACcccccaaaaaatatatatatttagaaaatgaaatagaaactaaaaacacTAGTACGTGGCACTTGGATACCAAAAACAACAGTCAAATCTTTGCCTACGCTAGTCGCTCCTTCTTACTGCTCTATAGCTGTAGGGGACCCACTCTAATTCGTActatttcttccttctccttctcttgtTCTATTTATGTTATTTCCTCGACCATTTCTTCATCCACCACCAAGAATTTATTAAAGAGTGACAAAGAAAGCAAGCATAGAATAGAATGAAAGATGGTGGGTCTTAGCGTAGTGCTGGAAGCCCAGAAGAGTTGCATCAACAAAAAGACACCCCAAGTCATTAACAAAACCTCCATGATGCTTAGCAGCATCCACAACAAACCCTCCCCTCCTCTTCCTcaaccttcttctctttttcagcCACCCACTTTTCTTGACCAATGCTTTCTTTGTGGGAAGAGACTCTTGCCAGGGAAAGACATCTACATGTACAAGTGAGTCcttttattaactaaaataaaaacatatatatatatatatatatatatatatatatatatataagcatatatatacccttccttctctttctttttattttttattttcgtcatattatatatgtatatagcaTCGTGTGTGATCCATGTAACTGATaaggcttttgttgttgttgtcgtttatgtttttagttatatattttttcactcTAAGCTCAGATCGATCTTATAATGTCTAgatcttttgttgttgttcattgATTTTAAAGAAGGTTATTGaactttgtgttttttttgggTATGTTTTGGAATATGAATATTGTAGAGGGGACAGGGCATTTTGTAGCGTGGATTGCAGGTGCAAGCAGATTTTCACGGACGAGGAAGAAGCTATTCAGAAAGAGAAGTGTTCTTTGGCTGCCATGAGGCCCACATCGTCTAGTGCTTCCACCTCAACGGCAAGTCATCACCACCGGAAAGGAACAAGAAACCGAGGTGGTGCTTGTTtttagaggaagaaagaagaagagagcaTCAGAAATGGGAGGAGAATTGTAATTTTTGGCGACCACATTCCAGTTTTACCCATGgtttattttgttaatgacATCACAGCCCCTTGTCCTTTTTGCTTCCTAGTATGAAGCCAAAATGTCCTTTTCGGCTTTCTTTTGGGGGGGAGGTCCAACTTATTACTATAACAGTGCGAAAGCTGACACCTGAGAGCATTTTCCCTATGGTGGTTATTGCAATGCTTTCGCTTTAAAATTGCTCAGGACCCACAGAGaaatacttgtttttttaatttgtagtaGTTGTTGTTGACAGTTGGAAGGGTATTTCTGGCATCTTATTATGGTTGCTTTGTTGAAATCAAGTACTATTAATTGGTTAATGTTTAATGTGTATGGATGAATTAAAATAGATGGAGGAGACGTTTGAGCGTGAGCGATGATGAATCTTAATGCTCATGCACCACACAAACTGGGTTTGCCTTGGGGCTTGTGGCAAGAAATAGCCGTGATTGTTTTTAACCAAAATGACAATGAACTACACTGATCAAGTTTCCTTATGTGACGCGCATTTGTGGACTTGTCGGGGTAAGTACAATGCCACATTTGATATATTTCTAGCCACCACCCTCATGTGCTGATGGAAGGCACTTGCTATTTGAATTAATTAGGGTACTGGGTACATATAGcattataaatttatacattttttaatgcTAAACAAACAGTTAAACAGATGTggaattagttttttaatttatagtaattCTTATTCGAGTGATAAAATAAGCCCAAGTGGCAAGAAAGATTACGTTGGCAAATGCCATGGTCGGTTGTCTTGTCTCCATTAGCTTCGAGTCAATAGAACATTGTGATTCGACTCCAActttaatgatattaatttgttttggaTCGCAATCTGGGGAGACTGAGCAAAGCACAGGGGGAAGTTATTCGGTAAAGTTTGTCTCTAAATCTGTGTATATTAATAAATCTTACCATACACTAGTCAATTCTATTTCATATATTTCGGCagaaaaatgatagaatttaaataaaataaactgataatataaagtattttttagtgtaaagatttttatattataatttaattataaatcgcTGTGTATGACTATTTATAAATTTACtgagtttttataataataactaaggTAAAACAGACACTACGTGTCTAatttgatttcatatttttttaaaaataaataaaaaataatagtaaaagtTAGTGAGTGATTTATGAAGAtggttacaaaaataaaataaaaacttattaatatagttataggaataaaatagatataaaaatgTGCATACGAAAATaccatatttcatttatatatagttatatattatcactttaaaaaatatgtctagtatatttatttttttactaattgactgtataaaaatttaatttgtataacaTATATAGACCATGAAACACATAAATAAACTGATATagaattattctaatttaattattgatcTTGAATATTAACAATAGTAATTTTATTAGACTTTCAGTGTCAAACATACATTTGTTCATTTGGTCTAAATAAATCGAATATATTTCctcacattttaattattttcaagattTTGAATTGCTAACTAcacagattttttaaaaaaaaaatagtcatacatatcataattatatttttaagaataataatCATGAAAATATTTCTCCAAACCTAAAATAAACCCCTTCTCTGGATAAAATAATGCAATTTTAAACTTAGAAAATGACCTCCAGATACTTTCTTTATCAAGTATCTATTTGGTTTTTGTACAAAAAAACAAGTatctatttgattttctttaaaatgacgataacttatgattttttatctcttataaACTGTATAACTCAATGTTGTTAACCTGATATATctatttgataatataaaataagaagaaagcTTTGGATCAAAGTGCACGTACGGCTTTAAAAAATTGCACCAAAATAAGCTAGCAAGCATTTAAACTACATCTTCTCAAACTGATGAATCGTGGTGAGGACCACATGTTGGTATGCCCACCCAAAGGATAGACATTAGTCGCATAACATTGTAACAGAGTCAAATAAATCTTGAATTGAACAATGTTTGtggaataaaatttttaatagtgAAATCATATATAGGAAAGTGACTAATTAAGTGAGTGATagtgttaaaaaatttacagtGACAGCTTATTAAATTGTAAGATCACATTTCTTGTTGCTTTTTTCACATTACTTTTTCTGTTGTATATATACAGTCTAACACACGTACGTTATCAGGTAAATCCACATTCATTGATTggaaacataaaattattttaagcttTACTAAAGAAGCATTATTCGTTAATGAATAGCACCTCCTGGCTcctgtgtgtgtgtatatatatatatataagctttTCTCTTTCCCATCAACACGTCCTCTTTATACGGCGGAGATTTTCGCAAGTCTTGGTGGCTGATACCTATTGCGAATCTGTGAGGCCTTCGATTGGTAATGCATggctcatcaatttttttattgtaaatggTATTGTCCCAAACAAAATCGGATTATTGATCCCaaatataagattaaaagtTAACCAATATAAGTTTTATCAATT contains:
- the LOC114420029 gene encoding FCS-Like Zinc finger 15-like; this encodes MVGLSVVLEAQKSCINKKTPQVINKTSMMLSSIHNKPSPPLPQPSSLFQPPTFLDQCFLCGKRLLPGKDIYMYKGDRAFCSVDCRCKQIFTDEEEAIQKEKCSLAAMRPTSSSASTSTASHHHRKGTRNRGGACF